A genomic window from Acinetobacter chinensis includes:
- a CDS encoding GNAT family N-acetyltransferase: MPITVHAYTSLENDEVRSQLERLYDTSPEFSDGQDAIEQLEQNLAQYTLVYTAEFNTKLIGALWCTGQGDSRTLENIVVHPANRGRGVAERLVEEACRMEEEKGVKAFEPGCGAIHRCLDHIGKI, encoded by the coding sequence ATGCCTATAACCGTACATGCCTATACTTCACTTGAAAATGACGAAGTGCGCAGCCAGCTTGAGCGACTGTATGACACAAGCCCAGAATTTAGTGATGGGCAGGATGCCATTGAACAACTTGAGCAGAACTTAGCTCAGTATACCCTGGTTTATACCGCAGAATTTAATACTAAACTGATTGGTGCACTCTGGTGCACTGGACAGGGAGACAGCAGAACCCTGGAAAATATCGTGGTTCATCCCGCTAACCGAGGGCGGGGCGTTGCTGAAAGGCTGGTGGAAGAAGCCTGTCGTATGGAAGAAGAAAAGGGTGTTAAAGCCTTCGAACCGGGCTGTGGCGCGATACACCGCTGTCTGGATCACATCGGTAAAATTTGA
- a CDS encoding OmpP1/FadL family transporter — MNHSVSLLSLSVVIALISTSASATTGYFMHGYGVKVQGNGGTSIAQFQDALTIASNPAGLSWIGSRVDAGLTVFSPDRSSKISGNQYGANGSYDGNGRKYFVIPDIALNHEINDQVALGLAVYGNGGMNTGYDKNPYAAFGNTGSAGVDLTQVFVSPAVSWKYTDYQSIGIATNILYQRFEARGIGGFAGYSADGANLSNRGKDSSTGIGARIGWAGHFFDERLTLGANYSSKIDADRFDKYRGLFTEQGDFDVPESYGVGAAFKVTPKLTLAADVQRINYSDVDSVGNTFDVAQLQQGHAFGTVRGPGFGWDDINVYKVGASYQATPQLTLRAGYSHNDQPVQDSETFLNILAPGVIQDHVSIGATYNIDPHQEISVAYTHALEDDVEGAVSPAFGGGKTTLKMNQNILGFSYGYKF, encoded by the coding sequence ATGAATCATTCAGTTTCGCTGTTATCCCTCAGTGTTGTGATCGCTTTAATCAGTACTTCTGCATCTGCAACCACAGGTTATTTTATGCATGGCTATGGTGTTAAAGTTCAGGGTAATGGGGGGACTTCCATTGCCCAGTTTCAGGATGCATTAACCATTGCCAGTAACCCCGCAGGTTTAAGCTGGATCGGCAGTCGGGTGGATGCGGGTCTGACCGTATTTTCTCCTGACCGTTCTTCGAAAATTTCAGGCAATCAGTATGGAGCCAATGGCAGCTATGATGGCAACGGACGTAAGTATTTTGTCATTCCTGATATTGCGCTGAATCATGAAATTAATGACCAGGTGGCGCTGGGGCTGGCTGTTTATGGCAATGGTGGCATGAATACAGGCTATGACAAAAATCCCTATGCTGCCTTTGGAAATACAGGATCAGCAGGTGTTGACCTGACGCAGGTTTTTGTTTCTCCTGCAGTGTCCTGGAAATATACAGATTATCAGTCGATTGGTATTGCGACCAATATTCTTTATCAGCGTTTTGAAGCCAGAGGGATTGGTGGTTTTGCAGGTTATTCGGCTGATGGCGCAAACCTGAGCAACCGTGGTAAGGATTCATCTACAGGTATTGGCGCACGTATTGGCTGGGCAGGTCATTTCTTTGATGAGCGTCTGACCCTGGGTGCAAATTATTCTTCTAAAATCGATGCAGACCGTTTTGATAAATACCGTGGACTTTTTACAGAGCAGGGTGATTTTGATGTGCCGGAAAGTTATGGCGTTGGTGCTGCATTTAAGGTCACACCCAAACTGACACTGGCAGCAGATGTACAGCGAATCAATTATTCAGATGTCGATTCGGTGGGAAATACATTTGATGTGGCACAGTTGCAGCAGGGACATGCTTTTGGCACAGTCAGAGGTCCAGGGTTTGGCTGGGATGATATCAATGTCTATAAAGTCGGAGCATCATATCAGGCAACACCTCAGCTGACACTGCGGGCAGGTTACAGTCACAATGATCAACCTGTACAGGACAGTGAAACGTTTCTGAATATTCTTGCACCAGGTGTGATTCAGGATCACGTCAGTATCGGGGCAACGTACAATATTGACCCACATCAGGAAATCAGCGTTGCTTATACACATGCGCTTGAGGATGATGTAGAAGGCGCAGTTTCCCCTGCATTTGGTGGCGGAAAAACCACACTGAAAATGAATCAGAACATTCTGGGTTTTTCCTATGGTTATAAATTCTGA